A DNA window from Drosophila sechellia strain sech25 chromosome X, ASM438219v1, whole genome shotgun sequence contains the following coding sequences:
- the LOC6612443 gene encoding uncharacterized protein LOC6612443, translated as MASSATNVDGGSGTSTALPSLFPAVGAAAGVKDMDGLMAINDSALSQQIEFILQDAPMEQDDDPHQHSHVHHHHHSQHHPHSHSHQQQQQQHLQQQQQQPHHHPHHHLKLDNSSNNHPPTAAAAAAAVAVAATTAATAAAATNNSASFSSSSNSNNSNHLDNQQQLLIQQQQQQHHLLNGRRIIIQATGNSSVLAASDIKEEDEEEEDPELNDENLQDIEEEAQAAEADEEPETTAHLSTQVKLELEEDEEMPDEEEEEDEDDDEELQHGQLEYQISAATQTGGAATSSAAGGAATAGGGSQQLVQLPAGSIVSTTTHRLSVPVTEAALVQLQRRPVYISNAVGGLTAGTTYVRMPAAAVISRSPMAVLNVVQQALPATQLILQTQQQQTPAAAAAEQQLALALEQQRQQQEQQAQQQRQQQQQEQQRQQHQQQQQQQAQQEQQRQQQQQQQQQQTHPVKHSASGSSSTTNNSNTNSTNSNNNTPAASATVTTSYQCVECVEKFDSKELFDIHRSGHANNMKCAICNMVLKSLKNYEKHCLRCKPYECQICGRVVRFRPNFIKHMRVHTGQQSERHKYKCEVCHKEFMSFEYFKVHKKIHNENVNLTCEICGKVFSALASLRGHSKLHSGVKLHKCDVCGKGFGQRYNLKIHARTHTGDFPFECKICKKKLHTQSSLQTHMQVHLRDQPGAAAAAASAAGAASSKASNSSNSSNSSNSSSSNSSSNGVSAAVAAAATTTTIVKLEPPHEMERPGTSSSNQQLQQSQHHQMELDDQSGLSGDEEDGSGGGMNSSSHIVNATTNRLTTGEDSSESSNASLHLNQHSSTSSSPASQHQVSSHQQHVLQQQQQQSQQQYLVSAPTRTIVIKNYMQQGSQQQQQQHTSDPTPVLHAQGIQSGAGTSNGSGNTSSTNSSSNNSTNIVTTNAGGNLSNGSQLIRKTPIIHHSTGSSNGSGGSALTSVVQQTGVISPAQSPSSSSTSCSSSTVLVSKATGVPLSIASSAAAALGGSTIIRSTRNHQQQQQQPAQQQQQQRVTQRNNHRNHHRRRHLADMDDDEDDDEDQPQQQQTHTQQTQQHHHHHSHHHNHHNHHFDDDDDDEKSSPSLATAAIIKVEPNLYSSGSGDNSNDMFIKEEVMFEDSAALHSPQSPPSSKFRISNFDSDLVDHHVDLNHSLPPYGNLFEPHSIPDSIPVQLYPDDDDDFRLDHSSLGGLHNTTSSSTTDGDFIKKEWVYGTGASSYAMNGKFDDDSDALCDAANFIYN; from the exons ATGGCCAGCAGCGCGACGAACGTCGACGGCGGCAGCGGGACGTCGACGGCGCTGCCATCGCTCTTCCCCGCCGTTGGCGCCGCTGCCGGTGTCAAGGATATGGACGGATTAATGGCCATTAACGATAGCGCCCTATCGCAACAGATCGAATTTATACTGCAGGATGCTCCCATGGAGCAGGACGACGATCCTCACCAGCATTCGCATGtgcatcaccatcatcacTCGCAGCATCATCCTCACTCGCATtcgcatcagcagcaacagcagcagcatcttcagcaacagcagcagcagccacaccATCATCCGCATCATCATCTGAAGCtggacaacagcagcaacaaccacccaccgaccgcagcagcagccgcagctgccgtagcagtagcagcaacaactgcagcaacagcagccgcagcaaccaaCAACAGCGCTTCCTtcagcagcagtagcaatagcaacaacagcaatcaCTTGGACAACCAGCAACAGTTGCTCattcagcagcaacagcagcaacatcatctGCTAAACGGACGCCGCATCATAATCCAGGCCACCGGTAACTCGTCCGTTTTGGCCGCCAGCGATATcaaggaggaggacgaggaggaggaagatCCCGAGCTGAACGATGAGAATCTGCAGGATATCGAAGAGGAGGCTCAGGCAGCCGAGGCCGATGAGGAGCCCGAAACCACCGCGCATTTGTCCACGCAAGTTAAGCTGGAGCTGGAAGAGGATGAGGAAATGcccgacgaggaggaggaagaggatGAGGACGATGACGAGGAGCTGCAGCACGGCCAGCTGGAGTACCAAATTAGTGCGGCCACGCAAACAGGTGGAGCAGCGACGAGTAGTGCCGCTGGTGGCGCCGCAACAGCCGGCGGAGGATCACAGCAATTGGTACAACTGCCCGCCGGGAGTATTGTGAGCACAACCACCCACCGATTGTCGGTGCCCGTGACCGAGGCGGCTCTTGTGCAGCTGCAACGACGACCTGTCTACATAAGCAATGCTGTGGGCGGCCTAACGGCCGGCACAACCTATGTGAGAATGCCGGCGGCCGCTGTTATCAGCCGGAGTCCCATGGCGGTGCTGAATGTGGTGCAACAGGCGTTGCCGGCCACTCAGCTGATATTGCAgacacaacagcaacagacgccggcagcggcagcggctgAGCAGCAATTGGCCTTGGCCTTGGAGCAGCaaaggcagcagcaggaacagcaggcgcagcaacaaaggcagcagcagcagcaagaacagcaaaggcagcagcatcagcaacaacagcagcagcaggcgcaacAAGAacagcagaggcagcagcagcagcaacaacagcaacagcaaaccCATCCAGTGAAACATTCAGCATCCGGCTCTTCCTCCAccaccaacaacagcaacacaaactccaccaacagcaacaataacacgCCAGCGGCATCGGCGACTGTGACCACCAGTTACCAGTGCGTCGAGTGTGTGGAGAAGTTCGATTCCAAGGAACTCTTCGACATCCATCGCAGCGGCCATGCCAATAACATGAAGTGCGCCATCTGCAACATGGTGCTGAAGTCCCTGAAGAACTACGAGAAGCACTGCCTGCGCTGCAAGCCGTACGAATGCCAGATATGCGGTCGCGTCGTCCGTTTCCGGCCGAACTTCATCAAGCATATGCGAGTCCATACGGGCCAGCAGTCGGAGCGGCACAAGTACAAGTGCGAGGTGTGCCACAAGGAGTTCATGAGCTTCGAGTACTTCAAGGTGCACAAGAAGATCCACAACGAGAACGTGAACCTGACCTGCGAGATCTGCGGCAAGGTGTTCAGTGCCCTGGCATCGCTGCGCGGCCATTCCAAGCTGCATTCGGGGGTTAAGCTGCACAAATGCGACGTGTGCGGCAAGGGTTTCGGACAGCGCTACAACCTGAAGATTCACGCCAGAACGCACACGGGTGACTTCCCCTTCGAGTGCAAGATCTGCAAGAAGAAGCTGCACACACAGTCGTCGCTGCAGACGCACATGCAGGTCCATTTGCGGGATCAGCCgggagcagctgctgccgccgcctcTGCTGCTGGAGCAGCCTCCTCGAAGGCCAGCAATAGCAGCAATtcgagcaacagcagcaactccagcagcagcaattccAGCAGCAACGGCGTATCGGCAGCTGTGGCGGCAGCCGCAACGACTACAACAATTGTCAAGCTGGAGCCGCCGCACGAGATGGAGAGGCCAGGCACCAGCAGTAGCAatcagcagttgcagcagtcGCAACACCACCAAATGGAACTAGACGATCAGTCGGGACTGAGCGGGGACGAGGAGGatggcagcggcggcggtATGAACTCCTCCTCGCATATTGTGAACGCAACCACCAATCGCTTGACCACCGGCGAGGACTCATCGGAGTCCTCGAATGCCTCGCTACACCTGAACCAGCACTCCTCCACCTCATCCTCGCCAGCCTCGCAGCACCAAGTGTCGTCGCATCAGCAGCAcgtgctgcagcagcagcaacagcagtcgcagcagcaatATCTCGTTTCGGCACCAACACGAACGATCGTCATTAAGAACTACATGCAGCAGGgatcccagcagcagcagcagcaacatacCTCCGATCCAACGCCCGTGCTGCATGCACAGGGCATCCAGAGCGGTGCAGGCACTAGCAACGGCAGCGGGAACACCTCCTCCACcaatagcagcagcaacaatagtACCAACATTGTCACCACCAACGCCGGCGGCAATCTCAGCAATGGCTCGCAGTTGATACGAAAGACGCCGATCATTCATCATTCGACCGGGAGCAGCAATGGCAGCGGCGGCTCAGCGCTGACCAGTGTGGTGCAGCAAACAGGTG TTATTTCGCCAGCTCAATCGCCATCATCATCCTCGACCTCTTGCTCCTCATCCACGGTGCTGGTTTCCAAAGCCACCGGTGTGCCACTATCGATAGCTTCCTCGGCGGCAGCTGCACTCGGAGGCTCCACTATCATACGCAGCACAAGGAatcaccaacagcagcagcagcaaccagcccaacaacaacagcagcagcgggtAACGCAGCGCAACAACCACCGAAATCACCACCGACGTCGCCATTTGGCGGACATGGATGACGATgaagacgacgacgaggatcagccacagcagcagcagacgcaTACGCAGCAAACGCAAcagcatcaccatcatcacAGTCATCATCACAACCATCACAATCATCATttcgatgacgatgatgacgatgagaAATCGTCACCGTCCCTGGCCACAGCGGCCATTATCAAAGTGGAACCAAATCTTTATTCCTCGGGCTCTGGCGATAACTCGAACGATATGTTCATCAAGGAGGAGGTCATGTTTGAGGATTCGGCTGCCCTGCATTCGCCGCAATCGCCGCCAAGCTCAAAATTCCGTATCTCCAACTTTGATAGTGAtctagtggatcatcacgtTGATCTGAATCACTCGCTGCCGCCGTATGGTAATTTGTTTGAACCGCATTCCATACCGGATAGCATACCGGTGCAGTTGTATCCggatgatgacgatgactTCCGGCTGGATCATAGTTCGCTCGGTGGACTGCACAACACAACGTCGTCGTCGACCACCGATGGGGACTTCATCAAGAAGGAATGGGTATACGGCACGGGCGCTAGTTCCTATGCCATGAACGGCAAGTTTGATGACGACAGCGATGCCCTGTGCGATGCGGCCAATTTCATTTACAATTGA